One Paraburkholderia dioscoreae DNA segment encodes these proteins:
- a CDS encoding AAA family ATPase: MKEAENFAARKPQTNIVPDRGVASRETRVQPLLPPEQRAEPLREGIMLSRASAVAPVAIRWLWQDWLPEGKLSLLAGSPGTGKTTLAVAMAAIVSAGGAWPDGPRCASRGNVLFWSGEDDVADTLVPRLMAAGADLDRVYFVRSRIDENDEVQPFDPAFDIPLLGERVEAMGGASLLIVDPIVSAVSGDAHRANDVRRDLQALVDMAARYGCAVLGISHFAKGTRGSSPAERVIGSGAFVALARMVLVAGKDEAEERRILARAKANITFDDGGIEYMLEQVDVNGIPASRVVWGGLIEGNAREILGDVEMLPGDDEKTEREEAADFLASLLVQGPVPVNSIKADATGAGYAWRTVERAKRDLGVEARKAGMKGGWMWAIPADADEDRRGETEGHETPHGGGLRHSRRPSAETRISMIGTPEERQISEVRHRTGSGGLHDYCVRSADDAAVGVNPDDAESEE; encoded by the coding sequence GTGAAAGAAGCAGAAAATTTCGCGGCTAGGAAGCCGCAGACGAACATCGTGCCGGATCGCGGTGTAGCAAGCCGCGAGACGCGAGTACAGCCGTTGCTCCCTCCGGAGCAACGTGCGGAGCCTCTTCGCGAGGGCATCATGCTTTCGCGTGCTTCGGCAGTCGCTCCAGTGGCAATTCGGTGGCTCTGGCAGGACTGGCTCCCCGAGGGGAAATTGAGCCTGTTGGCTGGCTCGCCGGGAACGGGCAAGACCACGCTGGCCGTGGCGATGGCGGCAATCGTGTCAGCGGGCGGGGCGTGGCCGGATGGTCCCCGCTGTGCGAGCAGGGGTAATGTGCTCTTTTGGAGCGGTGAGGATGATGTCGCCGATACGCTCGTCCCGCGCTTGATGGCGGCAGGGGCCGATCTCGATCGCGTGTATTTCGTCCGCAGCCGGATTGACGAGAACGACGAGGTTCAGCCGTTCGACCCGGCGTTCGACATTCCTCTTCTGGGTGAGCGGGTTGAGGCCATGGGAGGCGCGAGCCTGCTGATCGTTGACCCGATCGTGAGCGCTGTCTCGGGCGATGCGCACCGTGCAAATGATGTACGCCGCGATCTTCAGGCGTTGGTCGACATGGCAGCTAGATACGGGTGTGCGGTCCTAGGGATCTCTCACTTCGCCAAGGGGACTAGAGGCAGCAGTCCCGCCGAGCGGGTCATCGGTTCTGGTGCGTTCGTGGCACTTGCTCGCATGGTGCTGGTGGCCGGAAAAGACGAAGCCGAAGAGCGCCGCATCCTTGCTCGCGCGAAAGCCAACATCACGTTTGATGACGGCGGTATCGAGTACATGCTGGAACAGGTGGATGTAAATGGCATACCGGCCAGTCGGGTCGTTTGGGGAGGCTTGATCGAGGGCAACGCGCGCGAAATCCTGGGCGACGTGGAAATGCTTCCCGGTGACGACGAGAAGACCGAGCGTGAAGAGGCTGCCGATTTCCTCGCCAGTCTTCTTGTCCAGGGACCTGTTCCTGTAAACAGCATCAAGGCTGATGCCACCGGTGCGGGTTACGCATGGCGAACGGTCGAGCGTGCCAAGCGCGATCTTGGGGTTGAGGCACGCAAAGCCGGGATGAAGGGCGGGTGGATGTGGGCGATTCCCGCTGACGCTGATGAAGATCGTCGCGGAGAAACAGAGGGGCACGAGACTCCGCACGGTGGCGGCCTTCGTCATTCGCGGCGGCCTTCGGCGGAGACTCGCATTTCTATGATCGGTACTCCTGAAGAGCGCCAGATTTCTGAAGTCCGCCACCGTACAGGGAGTGGTGGTCTTCACGATTATTGTGTACGGTCGGCCGATGATGCCGCGGTTGGCGTGAATCCCGACGACGCCGAGTCGGAAGAGTGA
- a CDS encoding tyrosine-type recombinase/integrase, translated as MALFRRGSTWWVDFTSPGGKRTRVSAGTENKQEAQEFHDKLKAEAWRVGRLGERPTYTWDQAAWQWLTETAHKRTHEEDKVKLRWLQQYLGGTPLDAISRDLVMQIGNQKAKDASPATANRYLALIRAILRKASREWEWVDRVPKITLFKEAKRRVRWLTPDQVRRLLDRLQPHTRELVLFSLATGLRQANVLKLEWSQVDLTRRVVWFHCDQMKNQVSHHVSLNDTAYDVLVRQKGKHPERVFTFRGKPIVNANTRAWRNALKDAGINDFRWHDLRHCWASWLVQNGTPLYAVQELGGWQSVQMVQRYAHLSPANLADHAKTIDAVIALP; from the coding sequence ATGGCGCTTTTCAGACGCGGTAGTACCTGGTGGGTTGATTTCACCAGCCCGGGCGGCAAGAGAACTCGAGTCTCTGCTGGCACCGAAAACAAGCAGGAAGCCCAAGAGTTCCACGACAAGCTCAAAGCGGAAGCGTGGCGGGTCGGACGGCTCGGCGAGCGGCCAACCTACACCTGGGATCAAGCGGCGTGGCAGTGGCTAACGGAAACGGCACATAAGCGCACGCATGAGGAGGACAAGGTAAAGCTGCGATGGTTGCAGCAATACTTGGGTGGGACGCCTTTGGATGCGATTTCGCGTGATCTGGTGATGCAGATTGGTAATCAGAAGGCGAAGGATGCGAGCCCGGCCACCGCTAACCGCTATCTGGCATTGATCCGCGCCATTCTGCGGAAAGCCTCGCGTGAGTGGGAGTGGGTGGACCGGGTTCCGAAAATCACGCTCTTTAAGGAAGCCAAGCGCAGGGTTCGGTGGCTAACACCGGATCAGGTGCGTCGTCTGCTGGATCGTTTGCAGCCCCATACGCGGGAGCTGGTTTTGTTTTCACTTGCAACTGGGTTGCGGCAGGCGAACGTGCTGAAGCTGGAATGGTCGCAGGTCGATCTGACTCGCCGGGTGGTCTGGTTCCACTGCGATCAAATGAAAAACCAAGTCAGCCACCATGTTAGCTTGAACGATACGGCCTATGACGTGCTAGTGCGGCAGAAGGGCAAACATCCCGAGCGGGTCTTTACGTTCAGGGGTAAGCCCATCGTCAATGCCAACACGCGCGCATGGCGGAATGCCTTGAAAGATGCTGGGATCAATGATTTCCGCTGGCACGATCTAAGGCATTGTTGGGCATCCTGGTTGGTGCAGAACGGGACGCCGCTGTATGCAGTGCAGGAGCTGGGAGGCTGGCAGTCAGTACAGATGGTGCAGAGGTATGCTCATCTGAGTCCGGCCAACCTAGCGGATCATGCCAAGACGATTGACGCGGTAATCGCTCTGCCATGA